A genomic window from Silene latifolia isolate original U9 population chromosome Y, ASM4854445v1, whole genome shotgun sequence includes:
- the LOC141630976 gene encoding protein FAR1-RELATED SEQUENCE 5-like, whose amino-acid sequence MADMEIVAYEAVENVIADVDDETIPPVSEEDFCKQLEDVFTPYIGMEFGDIEEAITFYKVYVLGVGFDVRKYTTKKWRDGTIKSKLLICNREEFTKSSNESPGKEEDGSKQERRNKLKRIGCKARMRLFLKNGVLLVDRFHEEHNHELVAVKDREFQKLSKNISKYHMGLIVSNSRLNIGATRTYRMCKEVVNGYHNIGASLNDFKNFQRDIKCFIHERDGQLFIDHFKNMAETRPDFYFDYDVDVDGSLRRAIWADGIARRNYSVFGDAVSYDPTYSTNKYKMVFTPFTGINNHKRSINFCCALIAKETTESFNWVFERFLIAMRGKEPQYIITDEDPRIIASVPEKFKTAQHRFCMWHIMNKVPCKYGSKRKDYKVFLKKLNAIVWDEELEAEEFDNRWSAIMEEHVPADIEWFTDCDDIKRQWVMAHCKDLRMGGIMRMTQRSESENSFFKRFEARNGTLVEFWMRFESALYQQRHNQKRLDNENHHSNPKLCSKLAIETDGAKIYTHDIFEEFQEELKNAIGGFSCKGFLESNNLEVTTLKDSLGGRNSDVQYNPGTFEASCSCKLLERKGVLCRHIIWIYSGNGVNKIPESAIARRWTKDALRSGDYSTGECTDDMDIVDSKQLQMTKLWSEIHETIGVLVDKEKEYVEGLTNLIREFREKLTPVGEKLNKQQEMEKLLGCKASKEISILPPKYSKNKGSGKKILSSKAKAIAIASKPKRMCNNCKQMAHHDKRNCPNPFAEHPPQLSESSEEEEEEEEEVEDLSEE is encoded by the exons ATGGCTGATATGGAGATTGTGGCTTATGAGGCTGTTGAGAACG TTATAGCTGATGTAGATGATGAAACAATTCCACCGGTGTCAGAGGAAGACTTTTGTAAGCAGTTGGAGGATGTATTTACACCATACATTGGGATGGAGTTTGGGGATATTGAGGAAGCTATAACATTTTATAAGGTGTACGTACTTGGGGTTGGGTTCGATGTGAGAAAATACacgactaaaaagtggcgtgacGGTACTATAAAATCAAAACTATTGATTTGTAATAGGGAGGAGTTTACAAAATCAAGTAACGAAAGTCCGGGTAAGGAAGAAGATGGAAGTAAGCAGGAGAGAAGAAATAAGCTTAAGAGGATTGGTTGTAAAGCTCGGATGAGGTTATTTTTGAAGAATGGTGTGCTTTTAGTGGACCGGTTTCATGAAGaacataatcacgagcttgttgCTGTCAAAGATAGGGAGTTTCAAAAATTATCCAAAAACATTTCCAAGTATCACATGGGACTAATTGTCTCAAATTCAAGG CTGAATATTGGAGCAACAAGGACTTACAGAATGTGTAAGGAGGTTGTTAACGGGTACCACAATATAGGGGCTAGTTTGAACgacttcaaaaattttcaaagagACATAAAGTGTTTTATTCATGAAAGAGACGGACAACTTTTCATTGATCACTTCAAGAACATGGCAGAGACTCGGCCAGACTTCTACTTTGACTATGATGTTGACGTAGATGGTAGCCTACGACGCGCAATTTGGGCGGATGGCATTGCTAGGAGGAACTACTCTGTCTTTGGAGATGCGGTTTCTTACGACCCTACTTACTCCACTAACAAGTACAAGATGGTTTTCACTCCCTTCACAGGGATTAACAACCATAAACGATCAATAAATTTTTGTTGTGCCCTTATAGCAAAAGAAACTACGGAATCGTTTAATTGGGTGTTCGAGAGGTTTTTGATTGCTATGCGGGGAAAGGAACCACAGTACATAATAACAGATGAAGATCCTAGAATAATTGCGTCAGTACCCGAAAAATTCAAGACAGCACAGCACCGGTTCTGCATGTGGCACATTATGAATAAGGTTCCCTGTAAGTATGGTAGCAAAAGGAAAGATTATAAGGTATTTCTAAAAAAGTTAAATGCTATTGTATGGGACGAGGAACTTGAAGCAGAGGAGTTCGACAATAGATGGTCAGCAATAATGGAGGAACACGTACCCGCTGACATTGAATGGTTTACGGACTGCGATGATATAAAGAGGCagtgggtgatggcgcattgTAAGGACTTGAGAATGGGTGGTATTATGAGGATGACACAGCGGTCGGAAAGTGAAAACAGTTTTTTCAAGAGGTTTGAGGCGAGAAATGGTACtcttgttgagttttggatgcgctTTGAAAGTGCTTTGTACCAACAAAGACACAACCAGAAGAGGCTTGATAACGAAAACCATCACTCAAACCCAAAGTTATGCAGTAAGTTGGCAATAGAGACTGATGGTGCGAAGATTTACACGCATGATATTTTCGAGGAGTTTCAAGAGGAGTTAAAGAATGCAATTGGTGGATTTAGTTGCAAGGGTTTCTTGGAGTCGAACAACTTAGAGGTTACTACCTTGAAGGATTCATTGGGAGGCCGTAATTCTGATGTTCAGTATAACCCAG GGACTTTTGAGGCGAGCTGTTCCTGTAAACTTTTAGAGAGGAAGGGAGTACTCTGCAGGCACATAATTTGGATTTATTCCGGTAATGGGGTAAATAAAATTCCGGAATCTGCGATTGCTAGGAGATGGACAAAGGATGCATTGCGGAGTGGTGACTATAGTACCGGGGAGTGTacagatgacatggatattgTAGACAGTAAGCAACTTCAGATGACAAAATTGTGGTCGGAAATTCACGAAACAATTGGAGTGCTTGTTGATAAGGAAAAGGAATATGTTGAAGGTCTTACTAATTTAATTAGGGAATTTAGAGAGAAGCTGACACCGGTAGGTGAGAAGTTGAATAAACAACAGGAAATGGAGAAATTACTTGGTTGTAAAGCAAGTAAGGAGATTTCTATACTGCCACCTAAATATTCcaaaaacaaagggagtgggaaaAAGATTTTGTCTAGTAAGGCGAAGGCCATTGCAATTGCCAGTAAGCCGAAACGCATGTGCAATAATTGCAAGCAAATGGCACACCATGACAAGAGGAACTGTCCTAACCCTTTTGCTGAGCATCCACCGCAATTGTCGGAATCAtctgaagaagaggaggaggaagaggaagaagtagAAGACTTGTCGGAGGAGTAG